From one Triticum urartu cultivar G1812 chromosome 3, Tu2.1, whole genome shotgun sequence genomic stretch:
- the LOC125542944 gene encoding acyl transferase 9-like, which yields MASSSFKVTRISEGAVKPASETPDHTLPLAWVDRYPTHRGLVESMHIFRSGADAAPAVIREALGKALAFFYPLAGRIVEQPEKGCPAIRCTADGVYFAEAVAECSLEDVRFLERPLLLPKEDLVPYPAADLWGVEPHNTIMMMQITKFTCGGFVMGLRFNHASADGMGAAQFIKAVGDMARGLPEPSVKPVWDREKFPNPSIKPGPLPELPVLALDYIVLDFPTGYIDGLKTQYKAHSGKFCSGFDVLTAKLWQCRTRALNLEPDATVKLCFFASVRHLLKLDAGYYGNSIFPVKMSGSSKKVLESSVMEVIDMIREVKQRMAVEFFQFAKEETRQDPFQMSFDYESIYVSDWSKLGFSDVDYGFGPPMFAGPLVNNDFIASVVILKAPLPLDGTRMLASCVTKEHSEEFARGMKEDLP from the exons ATGGCGTCGTCGAGCTTCAAGGTGACGCGGATCTCGGAGGGCGCGGTGAAGCCGGCGTCGGAGACGCCCGACCACACGCTGCCGCTGGCGTGGGTGGACCGGTACCCGACCCACCGGGGCCTGGTGGAGTCGATGCACATCTTCCGGTCCGGCGCCGACGCGGCCCCCGCCGTGATCCGCGAGGCGCTGGGCAAGGCGCTCGCCTTCTTCTACCCGCTGGCGGGCCGCATCGTGGAGCAGCCGGAGAAGGGGTGCCCCGCCATCCGCTGCACCGCCGACGGCGTCTACTTCGCGGAGGCCGTGGCCGAGTGCAGCCTGGAGGACGTGCGGTTCCTGGAGCGCCCCCTGCTGCTCCCCAAGGAGGACCTCGTCCCCTACCCCGCCGCCGACCTCTGGGGCGTCGAGCCCCACAACACCATCATGATGATGCAG ATCACGAAGTTCACCTGCGGCGGGTTCGTGATGGGCCTGCGGTTCAACCACGCGTCCGCGGACGGCATGGGCGCGGCGCAGTTCATCAAGGCGGTGGGCGACATGGCGCGGGGGCTCCCGGAGCCGTCGGTGAAGCCGGTGTGGGACAGGGAGAAGTTCCCCAACCCGAGCATCAAGCCTGGTCCGCTCCCGGAGCTCCCCGTGCTGGCGCTGGACTACATCGTGCTCGACTTCCCCACGGGCTACATCGACGGGCTCAAGACGCAGTACAAGGCGCACAGCGGCAAGTTCTGCTCCGGCTTCGACGTGCTGACGGCGAAGCTGTGGCAGTGCCGCACCCGGGCGCTGAACCTGGAGCCGGACGCCACGGTGAAGCTCTGCTTCTTCGCCAGCGTGCGCCACCTGCTGAAGCTGGACGCCGGGTACTACGGCAACTCCATCTTCCCCGTGAAGATGTCCGGGAGCAGCAAGAAGGTGCTGGAGTCGTCGGTGATGGAGGTGATCGACATGATCCGGGAGGTGAAGCAGCGGATGGCGGTGGAGTTCTTCCAGTTCGCCAAGGAGGAGACGCGGCAGGATCCCTTCCAGATGAGCTTCGACTACGAGTCCATCTACGTCTCCGACTGGAGCAAGCTGGGGTTCTCCGACGTGGACTACGGCTTCGGCCCGCCCATGTTCGCCGGCCCGCTCGTGAACAACGACTTCATCGCCTCCGTCGTCATCCTCAAGGCGCCGCTGCCGCTGGACGGCACCCGGATGCTCGCCAGCTGCGTCACCAAGGAGCACTCGGAGGAGTTCGCCCGCGGCATGAAGGAGGACCTGCCATGA